In one Caballeronia sp. M1242 genomic region, the following are encoded:
- the infA gene encoding translation initiation factor IF-1, which produces MAKEELIELDGIVDEVLPDSRYRVTLDNGVVVGAYASGRMRKNHIRILAGDRVTLEMSVYDMTKGRINFRHKDERASGGGAARAPMRRR; this is translated from the coding sequence ATGGCGAAAGAAGAACTGATCGAACTCGACGGTATCGTTGACGAAGTGCTTCCCGACAGCCGCTATCGCGTGACGCTGGACAATGGCGTCGTCGTCGGCGCGTATGCCTCGGGCCGCATGCGCAAGAACCACATCCGCATTCTGGCCGGCGACCGCGTGACGCTGGAAATGTCGGTGTATGACATGACGAAGGGCCGCATCAACTTCCGTCACAAAGACGAACGCGCAAGCGGCGGCGGTGCAGCCCGCGCGCCGATGCGCCGCCGTTAA
- a CDS encoding HAD family hydrolase — protein sequence MNANGQFGLHSISGDAAAAFEALAHVQLVVSDCDGTLLHTDKSISEPAKDAVRRLRQAGVEFTVASSRPGAGMRYIVETLGVAMPYASYNGGNLVQPGTWEVLAAHKLPRDAVQTSLEALASAGVDAWVFVGDVWYLTNPDGAYVPRERRTVGYDGVLVQRFDDVNLDAVDKIVGSTADAPLLERVEAQLQTQLEGRANAARSQSYYLDITHLLANKGDAVRELAKRRNVPLERVAVLGDMTNDIAMFEIAGTSIAMGQASEAVQRRASLVSSTNDEDGFAVGINALLSARGL from the coding sequence ATGAATGCCAATGGCCAATTCGGTTTGCACAGCATAAGCGGCGACGCCGCCGCCGCGTTCGAGGCGCTCGCGCACGTCCAGCTCGTCGTCTCGGACTGCGACGGCACGCTGCTTCACACCGACAAATCGATCAGCGAGCCCGCGAAGGACGCGGTGCGGCGTCTGCGGCAAGCGGGCGTCGAGTTCACCGTCGCGAGCAGCCGGCCGGGCGCGGGCATGCGCTATATCGTAGAGACGCTCGGCGTCGCCATGCCGTATGCGTCGTATAACGGCGGCAATCTCGTTCAGCCGGGCACGTGGGAAGTGCTCGCCGCGCACAAGCTGCCGCGCGATGCCGTGCAGACGTCGCTCGAGGCGCTCGCGTCGGCGGGCGTGGATGCGTGGGTGTTCGTCGGCGACGTGTGGTATCTGACCAATCCCGACGGCGCGTATGTGCCGCGCGAACGGCGCACGGTCGGCTATGACGGCGTGCTCGTGCAGCGTTTCGACGATGTGAATCTCGATGCCGTCGACAAGATCGTCGGTTCGACAGCGGACGCGCCGCTGCTCGAACGCGTCGAAGCGCAGTTGCAGACTCAACTCGAAGGGCGTGCGAACGCGGCGCGCTCGCAGAGCTATTACCTCGACATCACGCATCTGCTCGCCAACAAGGGCGACGCGGTGCGCGAACTGGCGAAGCGCCGGAACGTGCCGCTCGAGCGCGTGGCCGTGCTCGGCGACATGACCAACGATATCGCGATGTTCGAGATCGCGGGGACGTCGATTGCGATGGGACAGGCGTCGGAGGCGGTGCAACGACGCGCGAGCCTCGTCTCGTCGACGAACGACGAGGACGGCTTCGCGGTGGGAATCAACGCGCTCTTGTCGGCGCGTGGATTGTAG
- a CDS encoding ROK family protein — MTSVSTDTRTKQRKRASTAKGAVKADRILAIDIGGTGLKAAVLSEDGEMKSERVRVPTPKPAMPDVVVDTLVALVQPILAEPPTHISIGFPGVVRDNVVLTAPNLGNEYWQRVPLADMISQRLGGMPARMINDAEMQGLAAIEGRGLEFVLTLGTGAGTALFRDGELMPHLELAHHPVSKSRTYDEYIGNAAREKAGNKRWNRRVEKVLGILDTLVNFDKLWIGGGNATHLNFELPPNVAVVSNAAGIEGGAKLWHPRSVRETRQLSDFNQREGAPS, encoded by the coding sequence ATGACCAGCGTGAGCACGGACACTCGAACGAAGCAAAGAAAGCGTGCGAGCACCGCGAAGGGCGCGGTGAAGGCGGACCGCATTCTCGCCATCGACATCGGCGGGACGGGGCTTAAGGCCGCGGTGCTGTCCGAAGACGGCGAGATGAAAAGCGAGCGCGTGCGCGTGCCGACGCCCAAGCCCGCGATGCCCGACGTGGTCGTCGATACGCTCGTCGCGCTCGTGCAGCCGATTCTCGCGGAGCCGCCGACGCACATCTCGATCGGCTTTCCTGGCGTGGTGCGCGATAACGTCGTGCTGACCGCGCCGAATCTCGGCAACGAATACTGGCAGCGCGTGCCGCTCGCGGACATGATTTCCCAGCGTCTGGGCGGCATGCCGGCGCGCATGATCAACGATGCCGAAATGCAAGGACTCGCGGCTATCGAAGGTCGTGGTCTGGAGTTCGTGCTGACGCTCGGCACGGGCGCGGGCACCGCGCTCTTTCGCGACGGCGAACTGATGCCGCATCTGGAACTCGCGCATCATCCGGTGTCGAAAAGCCGAACCTACGACGAATACATTGGCAACGCCGCGCGCGAGAAAGCGGGTAACAAGCGCTGGAACCGCCGCGTCGAGAAGGTGCTCGGCATTCTCGACACGCTCGTCAATTTCGACAAGCTCTGGATCGGCGGAGGCAACGCCACGCATCTGAACTTCGAGTTGCCGCCGAACGTGGCGGTCGTATCGAACGCGGCGGGCATCGAGGGCGGCGCGAAGCTGTGGCATCCGCGCTCGGTTCGCGAGACTCGCCAACTCTCCGACTTCAATCAGCGCGAAGGAGCGCCTTCATGA
- the zwf gene encoding glucose-6-phosphate dehydrogenase: MPNDADNSSQASASKPSSASPAAKRRAPACTLVIFGAGGDLTRRLLMPALYNLSADGLLDDDMQIIGVNHGERETSAWRDELTESLRKFAADKASTFHTSKLNEDAWNRVANKLEYFAGEFDDDGTFERLKARLAEMKSRNVVFYLAVSARFFAPIAEHLGRAGLLEEQDGAFRRLVIEKPFGTDLASAQALNSCILAYAKESQIYRIDHFLGKDTVQSILAVRFANAMFEPVWRREYIDHVQITASETIGVEGRGSFYEQTGAFRDMVPNHLFQLLGMVAMEPPNSFDAEAVRDKKAEVFDAMKPLSARDVVFGQYEAGAAGPGYREEPGVAKDSRTETYAAARVFIENWRWAGVPFYLRTGKRLTERRTEISVQLKAVPFRLFRDTPVDELTPNVYTLRIDPAHGTTFDFNVKVPGPVMQVGAVRSSFDYGDFFAERANVGYETLLYDCMLGDETLFQRADSIETAWAAVDRVLHPESELPVHGYAAGSAGPEAADRLLAEDGRAWRPLTDNRKKN; this comes from the coding sequence ATGCCGAATGATGCAGACAATAGCAGTCAGGCAAGTGCTTCGAAGCCGTCTTCAGCGTCGCCCGCAGCGAAGCGCCGCGCGCCTGCGTGCACGCTCGTGATCTTCGGCGCGGGCGGCGATCTCACGCGGCGGCTTCTGATGCCCGCGCTCTACAACCTGTCCGCCGACGGTCTGCTCGACGACGACATGCAGATCATCGGCGTGAATCACGGCGAGCGCGAGACGTCTGCGTGGCGCGATGAACTAACCGAGTCGCTGCGCAAGTTCGCCGCCGACAAGGCCAGCACTTTCCATACGTCGAAGTTGAACGAAGACGCGTGGAACCGCGTCGCGAACAAGCTCGAATACTTCGCGGGCGAGTTCGACGACGACGGGACCTTCGAGCGGCTCAAAGCGCGTCTCGCCGAGATGAAGAGCCGCAATGTCGTGTTCTATCTCGCGGTTAGCGCGCGGTTCTTTGCACCGATCGCAGAACATCTCGGGCGCGCCGGGCTTCTGGAGGAGCAAGACGGCGCCTTCAGGCGGCTCGTCATCGAAAAGCCGTTCGGCACCGACCTCGCTTCCGCGCAGGCGCTCAACAGCTGCATCCTCGCGTATGCGAAGGAATCGCAGATTTATCGCATCGACCATTTTCTCGGCAAGGACACCGTGCAGAGCATCCTGGCCGTGCGCTTCGCGAACGCCATGTTCGAGCCGGTCTGGCGGCGCGAATACATCGATCACGTGCAGATCACGGCGTCGGAGACCATCGGCGTGGAAGGGCGCGGCAGCTTCTACGAGCAGACCGGCGCGTTCCGCGACATGGTGCCGAACCATCTCTTCCAGCTGCTCGGCATGGTGGCGATGGAACCGCCGAATTCCTTCGACGCCGAAGCCGTGCGCGACAAGAAGGCCGAGGTCTTCGACGCGATGAAACCGCTTTCGGCGCGGGACGTGGTGTTCGGGCAATATGAAGCCGGCGCGGCGGGACCGGGCTATCGCGAAGAGCCGGGCGTCGCGAAGGACAGCCGCACCGAAACCTATGCGGCGGCGCGCGTCTTCATCGAAAACTGGCGCTGGGCCGGCGTGCCGTTCTATCTGCGCACCGGCAAGCGGCTGACGGAGCGCCGCACGGAGATATCGGTGCAACTGAAGGCGGTTCCGTTCCGGCTGTTCCGCGACACGCCCGTCGACGAGCTGACGCCGAACGTCTACACGCTGCGTATCGACCCGGCGCACGGCACGACCTTCGACTTCAACGTCAAGGTGCCGGGTCCTGTGATGCAGGTGGGCGCGGTGCGCTCGTCGTTCGATTACGGCGACTTCTTCGCCGAGCGCGCGAATGTGGGCTATGAAACGCTGCTCTACGACTGCATGCTCGGCGACGAAACGCTGTTTCAGCGCGCGGACAGCATCGAGACGGCGTGGGCGGCGGTGGATCGCGTGCTGCATCCGGAGAGCGAACTGCCGGTGCATGGCTACGCGGCGGGCAGTGCCGGCCCGGAGGCGGCGGACCGTCTGCTCGCCGAAGACGGCCGCGCGTGGCGGCCGCTGACCGACAACCGCAAGAAGAACTGA
- a CDS encoding arylamine N-acetyltransferase — MTSPDTLIDLPAYFARIGFNGGDRPAPTLDTLRALHLLHPQAIPFENLDVLLGRPVRIDLASIQRKLVMNRRGGYCYEHNLLFRSVLEALGFRVKSYAGRVLWGRDASVMPPRSHMLLVVELDEGAFVADVGFGGMTLSAPLALQGGLEQITPHGAFRLQRIDWDAGLPNYRMEALIDGMWTAIYRFDFDPQYDIDYEMSNYFVSTYPQSIFVHHLLAARLAPGRRYGLFDQRLSLHDERDGTTHREVVGVEALRRVLSEELGIRLPDADGSIASSDLDAALARLAQSDPA; from the coding sequence ATGACTTCACCCGACACGCTCATCGACCTGCCCGCCTACTTCGCACGCATCGGCTTTAACGGCGGCGACCGCCCCGCGCCCACGCTCGACACGCTGCGCGCGCTGCATCTGCTGCATCCGCAGGCGATACCGTTCGAGAATCTCGACGTGCTGCTCGGCCGGCCGGTACGGATCGATCTCGCCTCGATTCAACGCAAGCTCGTCATGAACCGGCGCGGCGGTTACTGCTACGAACACAATCTGCTTTTCCGCAGCGTACTCGAAGCACTGGGTTTTCGCGTGAAAAGCTACGCGGGCCGCGTGCTGTGGGGCCGCGATGCGTCGGTCATGCCGCCGCGCTCGCACATGCTGCTCGTCGTAGAGCTGGACGAAGGCGCCTTCGTCGCGGATGTCGGCTTCGGCGGCATGACGCTTTCCGCGCCGCTCGCGCTGCAAGGCGGTCTGGAGCAGATCACGCCGCACGGCGCGTTCAGGCTGCAACGCATCGACTGGGATGCGGGCCTGCCGAATTATCGGATGGAAGCGCTGATCGACGGAATGTGGACGGCCATCTACCGCTTCGACTTCGATCCGCAATACGACATCGACTATGAGATGTCGAACTACTTCGTCTCCACGTATCCGCAGTCGATCTTCGTGCATCACCTGCTCGCTGCGCGGCTCGCGCCGGGGCGCCGCTACGGTCTCTTCGACCAGCGTCTGTCGCTGCACGACGAACGCGACGGCACCACGCATCGCGAAGTGGTCGGCGTCGAAGCGCTTCGGCGCGTGTTGAGCGAGGAGCTCGGCATTCGTCTGCCCGATGCGGACGGCTCCATCGCTTCGTCCGATCTCGACGCCGCGCTCGCGCGCCTCGCGCAGTCCGATCCCGCCTGA
- a CDS encoding penicillin-binding protein 2, translating to MFKSNKTRGRREFHTHHRSAMLAQRLPAWRSTFVLAGVTAAFLALAGRALWVQVVDHAFYIGEGQKRYQRTLALDATRGRIVDRNGAMLAVSLATYEVWASPKRFDAARADDIAKLLDFPASELSRRIGTDRSFVLLKRQVEAETAERIAEIGRAGITLVPDTKRFYPEGESAAHVVGFTDNEDRGQEGVELAADARLAGSAGQREVIRDRLGRVVSQIGETEMPQNGETIHLTIDRRIQQLAHSQLKAAVAKHRARAGSVVVLDAKNGEVLALANYPSFDPNDRRRLTGEQLRNRALTDTFEPGSTIKPLVAALAIDLGHVRPDTRIDTNPGTLKIGPNVIHDTSNHGVITVSEAVQMSSNVALTQLALKIPARTIWDKYREYGIGQAPELTFPGAATGRLRAPERWKPIEQATMAYGYGLSLSLLQIAQIYTAYAADGRFHAATLIHGETRRAGTPVVKPATAAAVRDMLEAATGSDGTGRAAAVEGYRVGGKTGTARKQVGRSYAANKYRASFVGIAPMSDPRVIVAVMIDEPSGGAYYGGTVAGPVFSGIVGGTLPLLGVPPDA from the coding sequence ATGTTCAAGAGCAATAAAACGCGCGGCCGCCGCGAATTCCATACGCATCATCGCAGCGCCATGCTCGCGCAACGGCTGCCCGCGTGGCGTTCGACGTTCGTGCTCGCTGGCGTCACCGCCGCGTTCCTCGCGCTCGCCGGGCGCGCGCTGTGGGTGCAGGTGGTCGACCACGCGTTCTATATCGGCGAAGGACAGAAGCGCTACCAGCGAACGCTTGCGCTCGACGCCACGCGCGGGCGCATCGTCGACAGAAACGGCGCGATGCTCGCGGTCAGCCTCGCCACGTACGAAGTCTGGGCGAGCCCGAAGCGTTTCGACGCCGCCCGCGCCGACGACATCGCCAAGCTGCTCGACTTTCCGGCGAGCGAACTCAGCCGCCGCATCGGCACGGATCGCAGCTTCGTGTTGCTCAAGCGCCAGGTGGAGGCAGAGACGGCCGAGCGCATCGCGGAAATCGGTCGCGCGGGCATCACGCTCGTGCCGGACACCAAACGCTTCTATCCCGAAGGCGAATCGGCGGCGCATGTCGTCGGCTTCACGGACAACGAGGATCGCGGCCAGGAAGGCGTGGAGCTTGCCGCGGACGCGCGCCTCGCCGGTTCGGCCGGGCAGCGCGAAGTCATCCGCGACCGGCTCGGGCGCGTGGTGTCGCAGATCGGCGAAACGGAGATGCCGCAGAACGGCGAAACCATCCACCTGACGATCGACCGGCGCATCCAGCAACTCGCGCATTCGCAACTCAAGGCGGCTGTCGCGAAGCATAGGGCGCGCGCGGGCAGCGTCGTCGTGCTGGACGCGAAGAACGGCGAAGTGCTGGCGCTCGCCAATTACCCGAGCTTCGATCCCAACGACCGCCGCCGTCTCACGGGCGAGCAGCTTCGCAACCGCGCCCTCACGGATACCTTCGAGCCGGGGTCGACCATCAAGCCGCTCGTGGCCGCGCTCGCCATCGACCTGGGTCACGTGCGGCCGGACACGCGCATCGACACGAACCCCGGCACGCTGAAGATCGGGCCGAACGTGATTCACGACACGTCGAATCATGGCGTCATCACGGTGTCGGAGGCCGTGCAGATGTCGAGCAACGTCGCGCTGACGCAGCTCGCGCTGAAGATCCCCGCGCGGACCATCTGGGACAAGTACCGCGAATACGGCATCGGACAGGCGCCGGAACTGACGTTTCCCGGCGCGGCCACGGGACGGCTGCGCGCGCCGGAACGCTGGAAGCCGATCGAGCAGGCGACGATGGCCTACGGCTACGGCCTGTCGCTCTCGCTCTTGCAGATCGCGCAGATCTACACGGCGTATGCCGCGGACGGGCGCTTTCACGCCGCGACGCTCATCCACGGCGAAACGCGCCGCGCGGGCACGCCGGTCGTTAAGCCCGCGACGGCCGCGGCCGTGCGCGACATGCTCGAAGCGGCCACAGGATCGGACGGCACCGGACGCGCCGCCGCGGTCGAAGGTTATCGCGTGGGCGGCAAGACGGGCACCGCGCGCAAGCAAGTCGGGCGGTCGTATGCGGCGAACAAGTATCGCGCGTCGTTCGTCGGCATCGCGCCGATGAGCGATCCGCGCGTGATCGTCGCCGTGATGATCGACGAGCCATCCGGCGGCGCGTACTACGGCGGGACCGTCGCGGGGCCGGTGTTCTCGGGCATCGTCGGAGGGACGTTGCCGCTTCTGGGCGTGCCGCCGGACGCGTGA
- a CDS encoding beta-xylosidase — protein sequence MSASRKRIAATLLACFAAATSVCASAQITKPEGSDQQENRTSDSTARANPSGVAVHETQKPQSKDAAGASRGKTVGKEHSTNGAGGFNNGLYGTGAGNNK from the coding sequence ATGTCCGCATCACGCAAACGAATCGCCGCCACGCTGCTCGCGTGCTTCGCCGCCGCAACCAGCGTGTGCGCCAGCGCGCAGATCACGAAGCCGGAAGGCTCGGATCAGCAGGAGAACCGCACGTCCGATTCGACCGCGCGGGCCAATCCGTCCGGCGTCGCAGTGCATGAGACGCAGAAGCCGCAGTCGAAGGACGCGGCGGGCGCATCGCGTGGGAAGACCGTCGGCAAGGAACACTCGACGAACGGCGCCGGCGGCTTTAACAACGGCCTGTACGGCACCGGCGCGGGCAACAACAAGTAG
- a CDS encoding formate/nitrite transporter family protein: MADTQDGSREGSAGAESPNLDDAQREQAAEHSTPHALVIHEIVREEGEAAMERTFAALMWSGLAAGLSMGFSFLVQSILESAVPESQWSHLVTSLGYTIGFVFVILGRQQLFTESTLTAVLPVLTRRDMKTVAKTLRLWIIVLVFNLIGTTIFASLLQLPGVFSPDVIEALGKVAKAPYAGSFGVTVARALFAGWLIALMVWLLPSARSARLLTILLVTYTVAVAKLSHVIAGSVEAAYGVMSGAASLSDYFLVFLLPTLIGNILGGVSLVAIVNHAAIAPEINGTAQNAD, from the coding sequence ATGGCAGATACGCAGGACGGCTCGCGCGAGGGTTCCGCAGGCGCGGAATCACCGAATCTCGACGATGCACAACGCGAACAGGCGGCCGAGCATTCCACGCCACACGCGCTCGTCATTCACGAAATCGTGCGGGAGGAAGGCGAGGCCGCGATGGAGCGCACCTTCGCCGCGCTGATGTGGTCCGGGCTCGCCGCCGGCCTGTCGATGGGCTTCTCGTTTCTCGTGCAGTCCATACTGGAAAGCGCGGTGCCCGAGTCGCAGTGGAGCCACCTCGTCACGAGCCTTGGCTATACCATCGGCTTCGTGTTCGTCATTCTGGGGCGGCAGCAGTTGTTCACCGAAAGCACGCTGACGGCGGTGCTGCCCGTGCTCACGCGCCGCGACATGAAGACGGTCGCCAAGACCTTGCGCCTGTGGATCATCGTGCTGGTGTTCAACCTGATCGGGACGACGATCTTCGCGAGTCTGCTGCAACTTCCCGGCGTGTTCTCGCCGGACGTGATCGAAGCGCTCGGAAAAGTTGCGAAGGCGCCGTATGCTGGCAGCTTCGGCGTGACGGTGGCGCGGGCGCTGTTCGCGGGCTGGCTGATCGCGTTGATGGTCTGGCTGCTGCCGAGCGCGAGATCGGCGCGTCTGCTCACGATTCTGCTCGTCACCTACACGGTCGCGGTCGCGAAGCTCTCGCACGTGATCGCGGGCTCCGTCGAAGCGGCTTATGGGGTGATGTCGGGCGCGGCCAGCCTTTCCGACTACTTCCTCGTGTTCCTCCTGCCGACGCTCATCGGGAATATTCTCGGCGGCGTGTCGCTCGTGGCGATTGTGAATCACGCCGCCATCGCGCCGGAAATCAACGGCACGGCGCAGAACGCGGACTAA
- a CDS encoding HoxN/HupN/NixA family nickel/cobalt transporter: MTRSTDSARSARLFAGLIAFNVLAWLWALIAFRHYPLLMGTSLLAYSLGLRHAVDADHIAAIDNVTRKLMQHGERPLSVGVFFSLGHSTVVMLATALIAATALAVQARFAAFREIGALIGTSVSAFFLFAIAAMNLVVLRGVWRAFLRARRGDVLNDDDADLLVVGGGPLARIARPLFALIGKSWHMYPLGVLFGLGFDTATEIGLMGIAASEAARGMPVWSILVFPVLFAAGMSLIDTADSLLMVGAYGWAFMKPVRKLYYNLTVTLASVVIAVFVGSVEALGLLADRLQLKGGLWDVAARLSDHFGALGYAVIGLFAACWLASALLYKWRGYDAADDALDSGIAR, translated from the coding sequence ATGACCCGATCCACCGATTCCGCCCGCTCCGCGCGTCTTTTCGCCGGACTCATCGCGTTCAACGTGCTCGCGTGGCTCTGGGCGCTCATCGCGTTTCGTCACTATCCGCTGCTCATGGGCACGTCGCTGCTCGCGTATTCGCTCGGGCTTCGCCATGCGGTCGATGCCGATCACATCGCCGCCATCGACAACGTCACGCGCAAGCTGATGCAGCACGGCGAGCGTCCGCTCTCGGTCGGCGTGTTCTTCTCGCTCGGACATTCGACCGTCGTGATGCTCGCGACCGCGCTCATCGCCGCCACCGCGCTCGCCGTGCAGGCGCGCTTCGCGGCGTTCCGCGAGATCGGCGCGCTCATCGGCACGTCGGTGTCGGCGTTTTTCCTGTTCGCCATCGCCGCGATGAATCTGGTCGTGCTGCGCGGCGTGTGGCGCGCCTTCCTGCGCGCGCGCCGCGGCGACGTGCTGAACGACGACGATGCCGACCTGCTCGTCGTCGGAGGCGGCCCGCTCGCGCGCATCGCGCGGCCGCTCTTTGCGCTGATCGGCAAGAGCTGGCATATGTATCCGCTTGGCGTCCTGTTCGGCCTCGGCTTCGATACGGCGACTGAGATCGGGCTGATGGGCATTGCCGCATCGGAGGCGGCGCGCGGCATGCCGGTATGGTCGATCCTCGTGTTCCCGGTGCTGTTCGCAGCCGGCATGTCTCTGATCGATACCGCCGACAGCCTGCTGATGGTCGGCGCGTACGGCTGGGCCTTCATGAAGCCGGTGCGCAAGCTCTACTACAACCTCACGGTGACGCTGGCCTCGGTCGTGATCGCGGTGTTCGTCGGCAGCGTCGAGGCGCTCGGCCTGCTCGCGGATCGGCTGCAACTCAAGGGCGGGCTGTGGGACGTCGCCGCGCGTCTCTCGGACCACTTCGGCGCGCTCGGCTATGCGGTCATCGGCCTCTTCGCCGCATGCTGGCTGGCCTCCGCGCTGCTCTACAAGTGGCGCGGCTACGATGCCGCCGACGACGCGCTCGACTCGGGCATCGCGCGCTAG
- a CDS encoding fatty acid desaturase: MPRYLDDAQRDAIQDRRASWRWRSEWPTWLVIVAVYGGWFGVATSARTLGMPLALGLLAVLSCWYMSLQHELLHGHPTRWPLVNMLFGLAPLAVWFPYAVYRASHLRHHDDAHLTVPGHDPESYYVTPEQWASAGVVLRGAIAARNTFVGRVLIGPWFAIAASWREAAQAIIDRDWRIVASWVAHLAALVALAWWLDTRCGVPWRAFAGVGYAALALASVRSFHEHRAAGAERERTVINEAAWPWRLLFLNNNYHAVHHDLPGVPWFALAAIYRERRDAYRASNGGFVVEGYGEWFRRYAFARAVAPVHPVAGTGDDAAVRTFGHAESAEAASGGL, from the coding sequence ATGCCACGCTATCTCGACGACGCCCAACGCGATGCAATCCAGGATCGGCGCGCGTCGTGGCGCTGGCGCAGCGAATGGCCGACGTGGCTCGTGATCGTCGCGGTGTACGGCGGCTGGTTCGGCGTCGCGACGAGCGCGCGCACGCTCGGCATGCCGCTTGCGCTCGGGCTGCTGGCGGTGCTGTCGTGCTGGTACATGTCGCTCCAGCACGAGCTGTTGCACGGGCATCCGACGCGCTGGCCGCTCGTCAACATGCTCTTCGGACTGGCGCCGCTCGCCGTGTGGTTTCCGTATGCGGTCTATCGCGCGTCGCATCTGCGTCATCACGACGATGCGCATCTGACCGTGCCCGGGCACGATCCCGAAAGCTACTATGTGACGCCCGAACAGTGGGCGAGCGCGGGGGTCGTATTGCGTGGCGCGATCGCTGCGCGGAACACGTTCGTGGGCCGCGTGCTGATCGGGCCGTGGTTCGCGATCGCCGCATCGTGGCGGGAAGCGGCGCAGGCGATTATCGATCGCGACTGGCGGATCGTCGCGAGCTGGGTCGCGCATCTCGCCGCGCTCGTGGCGCTCGCGTGGTGGCTCGACACTCGGTGCGGGGTGCCGTGGCGCGCGTTCGCAGGCGTCGGCTATGCGGCGCTCGCGCTTGCTTCGGTGCGATCGTTCCACGAGCATCGCGCGGCGGGCGCGGAACGTGAGCGAACGGTCATCAACGAGGCCGCGTGGCCGTGGCGGCTGCTTTTTCTGAACAACAACTACCACGCGGTGCACCACGACCTGCCGGGCGTGCCGTGGTTCGCGCTGGCTGCCATCTATCGCGAGCGGCGGGACGCATATCGGGCGAGCAATGGCGGCTTCGTCGTGGAAGGATACGGCGAGTGGTTCCGGCGGTATGCGTTCGCGCGCGCGGTCGCCCCGGTGCATCCGGTCGCGGGCACGGGCGATGACGCAGCAGTGCGAACGTTCGGGCATGCGGAAAGCGCGGAGGCGGCTTCGGGCGGCTTGTGA
- a CDS encoding phosphate/phosphite/phosphonate ABC transporter substrate-binding protein gives MHWTAALPMYNVTPALAADWRALLDAVHARLADTLKARGDTLGMTDSVSDLTAFWLRDDLLLSQTCGYPLLHALDDRVQLVATPDFDAPGCESGSESGGYRSVLVAGAHVNAASLADCRGLRAVYNDDDSNSGMNLFRHAVAPFAQGSRFFASVAKSGGHLASLHAVAIDKSADIAAIDCVTLAFVRAHRPELAASVRELGVTASAPALPFIASKRVPRDIVDALAAALSDTVAQDPALASRLRLKGFVRLTPADYAPILRYEREAAEQGYPVLA, from the coding sequence ATGCACTGGACCGCCGCCCTGCCGATGTACAACGTCACGCCCGCGCTCGCCGCCGACTGGCGCGCGTTGCTCGATGCCGTGCACGCCCGCCTCGCCGACACGCTGAAGGCCCGCGGCGATACGCTCGGCATGACCGACTCGGTTTCCGACCTGACCGCCTTCTGGCTGCGCGACGACCTGCTGCTGTCGCAGACGTGCGGTTATCCGCTGCTGCATGCGCTCGATGATCGCGTGCAACTCGTCGCCACGCCCGATTTCGATGCGCCCGGCTGCGAAAGCGGCTCCGAAAGCGGCGGCTATCGCAGCGTGCTCGTCGCGGGCGCGCATGTGAACGCGGCGTCGCTCGCGGACTGCCGCGGGCTGCGCGCGGTCTACAACGACGACGATTCGAATAGCGGCATGAACCTCTTCCGTCATGCCGTGGCGCCGTTCGCGCAGGGCTCGCGCTTCTTCGCTTCTGTCGCGAAGAGCGGCGGACATCTCGCGTCGCTGCATGCGGTCGCGATCGATAAAAGCGCGGATATCGCCGCCATCGACTGCGTGACGCTCGCATTCGTGCGCGCGCATCGGCCGGAACTGGCGGCCAGCGTGCGCGAACTGGGCGTGACGGCGAGCGCGCCCGCGCTGCCGTTCATTGCGTCGAAGCGCGTGCCGCGGGATATCGTCGATGCGCTCGCCGCCGCGCTCAGCGATACCGTCGCGCAGGACCCGGCACTCGCCAGCCGGCTGCGGCTCAAAGGCTTCGTGCGCCTCACGCCAGCGGATTACGCGCCGATCCTTCGCTACGAACGCGAAGCGGCCGAGCAGGGCTATCCGGTGCTGGCCTAG